Within Exiguobacterium sp. BMC-KP, the genomic segment ACATACCATTATGCGATTTCACATAATAAACACTGCATCAATTATAAAGATCTGAATGATAAGGTGATCAACTTCTCGCATAGACTTTTAAATCTTGGACTTGATTCCTCTCAAGTCGTCGCTCTAAGACTAAATAGATCTATCGATACAATCGCACTCATCTTTGCTCTATCGAAGGTAGGGATTACACACGTCCATCTCAGCGAAATGTATCCTCTAGATCGAACGGAGTACATACTAAAGGATTCGAAAGCGTCACTCCTTATCTGTGAGGAAACGACGAATAGCGATGATGAGCTACTCTTAGAAAAGATCACATGGATTGATTTTTATCAAATTGATGATACTCCTCCGATTTCAGTACAGACACAGACCAAAAATGAAATTTTCAGTTTGATCTACACTTCTGGAACAACAGGGGAACCTAAAGGAGTAAAAATCAAAAATGAAAGTATCATTAATTTTTCATCCAATCATATGAATTTCATCACTAATCCAAATGAAGTGTTTACACATGTCAGTACGTATACATTTGACGCATGGTTTTTCGAGGTAATGCTTCCTCTATTGAATGGGAAGACATTAATAGTGGTAAATTCACCTATAACTGACGAGAAGAATTGGCATTTTGGAGAAAAAGATGTTTTACCGACGGTCTCATTTTTGACCACAGCATTATTTAACTCGTTCGTAGACAGTAAGTTGATTAAAAAAATTCATTCCATCCAGAAATATGTAATCGGAGGTGAAAAGGTCTCCCCAAGACATGTAGAAAACGCCTTCAAGCAAAACGAGAACATAGAGATCATTAACGCATACGGACCAACAGAAAATACGACGTTCACCACCATCTATAAGATACCGAAACAAGTACCACGAGACATCCCGATTGGTACACCACTGACGAATACGAATGTCATTATAACGGGTCCGAACATGGAGATTTTACCTAAAAATTGTTATGGAGAAATAATGATTTCTGGTAGGAATTTAATGCAGGGCTATCTCAATAAAGGAAATGACAAACTAATCGAGTCAAATGTGAATGGTTTGGAAGAGATGTACTATAAAACAGGCGATATCGGAAAGATTGGTCTCGACAATCAGTTGTATTACTTACACAGAAAAGACCGCCAAGTGAAGATCAGAGGATTTAGGATTGAACTATCTGAGATTGAACAAAAGTTGATGCAGATTAATGGAATCACAAAATGTGTTGTACAGGTAGAAGATGAAATCAATCGCAAAAAATTGATTGCCTATTTTACAGGTACGCTTGACGTGGAGAACCTTAAAAAACATGCTGAATTCTTATTACCCAAATACATGTTACCAAATCAGTACATCTTACTTGAAGAAATCAAACTAACGATTAACGGGAAAATTGATAAATCTTCTGTAGTTGAAGCTATTCACATTAATGAGAACACCAACCTAGTTTGGAGTCATACAGAAAAAATGATTTTAGAAGCTATCTCAAAAGTCACAAAAAATGAGAACGCGGATAAAAATGAAAACTTCTATTCGTTAGGAATCGACTCTATTTCGTCTCTTCAAGTGTGCTCGCTTTTAAGGTCTAAAGGAATGGACATCAGCGTTTCAGAGTTCTTCAAATACCAATCGATTGCGTCATTGGCGAACTATATCGAGGAGTCGAATAAGCTAGGTGAAATTAGAGATGTAACACGTCAAGTGTGGACGGAAAATACACTTTCACCTATCCAAAAATGGTTTTTTGATACGCAGCCTAATCATCCATCACATTGGAATCAGACGGTTCTTATAAAGCTATCAGATGAACACCATATAGAGACGATTGTGGAGAGTCTAGAGAAGCTAGTGAATCAATTCAATATTTTCTCTTCGATCTTTACATACGAGGATGGAAACTGGATTCAGAAAATCATGGAGGATCGGTCTTATCATATTAGTGTTCAATCTGATGTGAGTGAGATGAACTTAGATGATGTGTTGGCATCAAATCAAAAAAGAATCGATATACGTAAAAATCTATACCATTTCTCTATCATTCGAGTAGCTGATAAAACGTATGTCCAGCTGGTCATTCATCATTTAATTATTGATGGCGTTTCATGGAGAGTACTGTTATCGCAGCTCTCAAATAATCTCGAGGATAATTCGGAAATACTTACGGAAAGAAAGAGCTTTAATGAGTGGGTACAGTATCTCGATGATTTTGAGGTGAGTAAGGTATCTAGACTATTTTGGGATGAGCTCGATATCGAACTGGAACCTAAATTGACGGTTAACTATAGTGATATTCATTACCTGGAGATGGAATTTAACCTATATCAAACAAAGGAGCTAAAAGAAAAAGTCATTCATCATTTCATGGGAGATCTAGAGTCTACTTTGTTAGGTATCTCTGCCAAGGTAATAAATAAAGTTATACAGAATTTAAATGAAACGATGGTCGTACAGCTCGAAGGTCATGGAAGACCCATGATGGAATCTGATTTTTCATCCACGATTGGTTGGTTCACGAGTATCTATCCAATTCAATTGAAATGTGAAGAATCTACATCGGATACCATTTTAAAAACACATAAGATCATTTCTGAAATTCCAAATAAAGCTTTCGATTATTCTTTACAAAAATCGCTGAAATTTAAGTCTGACTGGACCTTTAACTTCATGGGTGACTTTAATTCTGATGCTTATCAAGGATTTGAAGTTTCAGAGATGTTTAGAACAGATGATTTTTCGAAAGAAAGTTTAGTACCCTACAGCCTTCAAATCGTACCCATTGTAGTAGACGATAAGCTCTCGATTAAAGTATTCTTCAATGAAAAATTGTATTCTACTGTTCAGATTCAGACATTGATCAAGGAATTGAATGAAGAGTTACTTACCTTCATTGACTCTAAAAGTGAGCGATACCTGCCTGTCTCTGGAATGAAGGAAGGTATGTTGATCCAACATGAAGCGTCGGAGGAGACTGGAGACTATATCATTCAATGGACAATGGATACACCGAATATCGATTTGAATAAATTTCAAGTAGCGACGAATACATTGATTCGTAAAGTCGATGCATTAAGATCAGTATTTACTTTTATCGATGGAAACGGATATGAAATCATCAAAGAAGCCAGTGAGGTTTCGCGCAACTACATGACTACTATCTTCGATTGGTCTCTATTGGCAGACGATGAAGTAGAACGAGAGACTAAAAGATATCTAAAGAACCAAAAATCGATTGGCTTTGACTTTACGAATGGTCCATTGTTTAGGTTTACGGTCATTAAGAAAAAAACGAATTTCACTGTCATTTTTGAATTCCACCATATCATTCTAGATGGATGGAGCATGTCTCAATTATTCGATAGTTTATCCAAGGCATACGAACATGGTGTCGAAGTGGATCTACATGATTATGCCCAAGTTCGAATGAATCTTGAAACGTTGAAGAGTTATAGCAATTTAGAGGAATGGGATGGAGTTCTATCCAACTACACGCCGATCAAATTCATGAATACGAGTGGAATAGATGAAAGAATTCAGAGGTTCGGTTCCAATTCTATCAGTTCTGTGTTGTCTCAATACCTAAAGACGAATAATTTAACGATGAATGAATTCTATATGCTAGCTTGGAGCATCACACTATCAAAAGCATTTGGGAAAAAGGATATCCTGTTCGGAGCTACTATTTCAGGGCGGAATACACTTTCGATGCAAGAATTGAACACAGTAGGCATGTTCATCGCGACACTCCCAGTCAGAATGAACGACTTTGATGTAACAGAGACATCTGCATTGATTACTGCTATTAAACAAAATATGAAACGTATGCAGGATTATGATTATATTTCTTGGCTAGATATATCCAAGAAGTTGAAAGAAAACAGTGAAATTCAAATCGGTTATGTTTTTGAAAATTATCCTGTATCTGATAATGATGGAATGTTTTCGATTTCTAACTTTGATGGACAAGAACAGGTTGAGTTTCCGCTAGCACTTTCTGTAGTTCAAAAGGGTCAGGAAATCATACATGAAATGACGGCAAAATCTAGTGAAGTAAGCAGCGAATTATTGGATACGATCGAAGCCTTGTTTGAAGCGGTTGTATCAGGATTGATCCAGCATTCCAATGACTATTCGTATCTCACCAAAAGGATACACGACAATACACGATTATTTAGTCCGCCTCGAGAAGTAACCAATTCAGAGGTAGACTTGAGATCAGAATTGTTAAGGGGCTTCAAAAAATTTAGTGACAATGTATTTATTAAGCAAGAAGAAAAGTCCCTCACATATGCTCAAACGTTAAATATGATAGAGCAGATCATTCGAACGACGAATCTCTCGTCTGATGACGTCGTAGTAGTAAAAACGGAAGACCGGCTGAAAAAAACAATCTATCTCTTATCATGTTTGTTATCTGGAGCAACCTATGTGCCTGTTTCGCAAGAATACAATGAAAAACGAATTGACTATATTCTTGAAAATGCAGCTGCCAATTGTCTTTTCGATTCAGAAGGTAAATTCCAAAGAATCAGCGAACGTTCGAAAAACGGTGGACTTGCTTATATTATCTATACGTCAGGAAGTACAGGGGAACCAAAAGGTGTGAAGGTGACATCTCAGAACCTAAGTAACTTTATCTCCTCCATGAACGACTATACGTTTATCAGTCAAGAGGATGTCTATTATCAAAATATTGCTATGACCTTCGATCCTTCTATTATGGATGTATTGCTCCCGATGACAGTTGGAGCAAAGATGTATATACCTTTGGAAAAAATGATGGGAGACGAATTAGAAGAATTACTCGTCAAAGAACAGATAACCATCATGACATGTACACCATCCTTACTAAAAAATATGGATTTGACCCAGACAAAGAGTCTTAAAACATTGTTTGTCGGTGGAGAGAAGTTGACGTTTAAAGACATTAAACATGTACCTGATACAACGACCATAGTAAACATGTATGGACCAACTGAAGCGACAATCACCAGTACGTTATTCGTTATTACGTCTTCAAACAAATACGAATTTAAGAGTTATCCGATTGGTCGACCGTTAAAACACATGAAGTATGCTATTCAATCTAAAGATGGCATGAGACTCCCATATGCTTCTCCTGGACAATTGATATTGAAAGGACCAATGATTTCTCCGGGCTACATCGATGATCAATTGACAAAAAAACACTTTAGGAAGGTTGTGTCTTCGGAAGTTGGGACGAAATATGAAACTGGAGATTTCGTCCTTGAGACGAAGGATCACAGTATTCATTATCTAGACAGAGATGATGATCAAATTAAGCTAAGAGGTTATCGTATCGAACTTCAGGAGATAGAGGTCGTTTTAGATGAAGTAACTTCCATTCATGACTATCATCTAATGTTGGTGAACAATAAAACTTCTTTAGCATTGTTCTATAGAGGAGAAATTGAGAACGGCCAATTGAGACAAAAATTAACGAATAAATTGCCAACCTTTATGATTCCTTCAATCATCAAGCAAGTTGATGTATTTCCTACCACGATCAATGGAAAAATTGCTGTTGATGAATTGCTCGATGCGAAGGCAAACTCCATTGCAAATAGTCTATCGTACACCGAAAATACTGACGAAACATACATGACGATTCATTCGATATGGTTAGACACATTAAATGTAAATCAGTTGAATGAAAAAGATAACTTCTTTGAACTGGGTGGAAATTCATTACTAGCCATACAGGTCGTGAAAAAAGTAAACAACGCATTGTATATGAATGTCTCGATCAAGACTTTATTCAAATATCCAACTTTACTTGAATTTGTAACTCAAACGCGAAGAGGTGAGATGTTAGATGTTCCGAACTGAAGCATTAACCCCAATGCAAAAAGGGATTTGGAGTCATACAAAACTTGAGGGTGAAAACGATCAGTATTTAATTCCATTGATTCATAAAATTTCAAATGATGTCGAAACGACTGGTATCGAACTCGCATTAAACGAGGTCATTCGAAAGAATGAAGCATTGCGTGTAGAAATAGTTCCTGGAAACGACGTGTACCAATCAATCCAACCGTATGAGTATCATACTCTAGCGTTTATCTCAGTTAAGGAGAATGCAATTGCAGAATCGATTACGGAGTTCTTATCCTCAGGCATTTCTTTAAATGATTCACTTACGCAATATGTATTGTTTATAACACCACTTAACAAATATTTAGTCTGTAAATTCCATCATATTATTTTTGATGGACAATCAGCTGAAATTTTCCGAGATGAATTGATTGCCAACTTAAATAGTGTACCGCAACAAAAAAATGATACGCTCTATTCTTCATATCTGAAGAGTAGAGCGCATCAAAGTGATGCTGGGAATACATTCTGGGAAGCATATCTCCAGCAAGAAGTAGAGAGAATACCTAAATCGACGAAACAAAGTACCCAGGAAGTTGGTCGGCGAGATATTCAGGTGACTAAATTGCAATGCAGTTTAAGTGAGTACAAAGATGTAACGCTTGAATTAGGTGGAACCTTATTTACGACGGGACTCACGGCTTTTCAGGTGCTGCTACATAAATACTTTGACCTTCATCATCCAGCCACAGCGATTCCTGTTTCTTTACGTTCATCAACGGAAGAACGGATGATAGGTTTTTTGGCGAATGTCCTACCATTGATATCCCATGTAGCTGCTAATAAAACACTATTTGAACTACATGAGAAGATTCAGGACTTGGTTTTTTCATTGATAGAAAATCGCAATATTTCATCCGGGGAAATAAATAACATGGTGAACCGAATGAAAAAGTCTAATTACCACAGCATGACTCAATGTGTATTTGACCTTGGTTTTGAAGATAATTCATTAGAGAACACGTTGATTAAGCAGACAAGCATCAACACGGAATATGATTTCTTAGCAAAAGTCATCATTAAGGATGAGGCAGTCTATTTTGAAACGAACGTCGATCAAGCGATTTTGGACAGTCAGGTTATCGCAGAGTTACATCAATCTTTTGACAAAATCATTCAAGCATTACGAGTAGACGTGAACCAAGCACTTTCAGATGTCAACATCCTTCCAGACACACAACTACAAACTGTATTAGAGTCACTCAAAATAAGTTCATCCTTTTTAACTACGCACGAAGCAGGATCGCCTCTATTCAAGGAATTCGAATCTGACGAGCTAGCAATTTCATTTAATGATTTCTCGATCACTTATCTAGAATTGGCAATTTTAAAACAACAATTTCAAAAGAAACTAGAGGATTTGTATATACAAGATGGGGCCAAATGTGTGGTCGTTACGAAAAATAAAGGGCTTGCAGCTGTCCTCTATTATTGCATTCAACAATCTGGACATACTTACATACCGATTGCCCATGATCATCCAAGCGCCAGGATCGATTGTATCATCGAAGAGGCTAAACCAGTCCTCATTTTGTCTGATTTTTTGGAATCAGACAAATACAAGGTGACCGATGTTTCGATGGATAATCCATTTCTTCATTTAATAGAGGAAAACATCCTCTCTCGAGAAAGCGAGAGTTATACCGTCGATACATCGTATATCATATTTACCTCAGGTTCCACGGGTGTGCCAAAAGGCGTGCCAATATCCTATTCAAACATATTGAGTCTAATAGATGAATATAAGGCATTCGACATCAGCTTCGGGGATTCAGTAGCACAAATTGCAAGCCTCTCTTTTGATGCAAGTGTTTTCGAGTTCAGTCTTGCTTTTCATATAGGCGCTACGTTGAAGATATTCGACACAAAAGTAGGACATGAGCATTTTCCTGACTTTATACGACAAAATGAAATCACACATTTTTTAATGACACCGGAATATTACACAATCTTAGACTTTAAGTCGTGCGATACGCTCAAAACAATCCTGGTAGGTGGAGCACCTTATCGAAAAAATGCATCCATCCCACCACAAGTGAGAGTCTTGAATGCTTATGGTCCTAGCGAATGCTCCATTATCTCATCCTATAAATGCATGAAGGACACAACAAACGAAGCAAATATCGGGAAACCAATTTCTTCACTGTCCTATGTGATTCTAAATTCAGACAATCGCATCGTTCCGGATGGACAACGGGGGCAGTTATGCATCACTGGGAAAGGCATGTTTGACGGATATCTCAATCCCGATGTTGATCCATTCATAGAGTTGAAGATTGCTGGCGACACGTATCGGTTCTTCAAAACAGGTGATGTTGTCTATCGCGATAGAGATACACAAGATGTGATCTATACGAACCGAAATCAAGACATGATTAAGATTCGAGGAAATCGCTTAAATCCTGAGGAGATCACTCAACTTTGTTTAAAGCGTCCTGGCGTCACGAATTCCGTCACAGTGTTTCAGGATGATCGACTCTATAACTTTTTCGTAGGGACAGAAACGACCCAAGCAATGGAGCAGCTATGTCGAAATTACCTTCCTTCCTACATGATTCCTAGCGAGTTCATTAAATTGGATAAGATACCCATGACCATTAATGGAAAAGTGGATATGAACGAACTCAAGAACTATATCAAATCAAAAGTAGATGTGAAGAAGTCTGAGAATGGAGACGTTCTGTATACGGATTTAGAACAAAAAATTCTACAGGTGTTCACTCAACTATTCGATGAAAAAGATTTTAGTTTAAACGACAACTACTTCGAGATGGGTGGAGACTCTATCAAAAGTATCCAGCTTGCTTCGCTCTTCCAACGGGAGAACATGAATATAACCTCTATCGACATTATGAATGCGAATCAGTTGAAAGATTTATCAAAGCTTGCACTAGTCAATACGATGGAGTTCAACCAACAACCTATTGAAGGTTTATTCGAACTACTTCCGATACAGAAATGGTTTTTCTCGCACGATTTCGATAACATCAACCATTGGAATCAATCCATTGAGTTTGAGATTGATAGCTCGTTAACTAAAAGCGATATCATCAACATCTATGACGCGATCCGGAGGAAACACGATGTATTAAGAAGTAACTTCATTGATACAGATCATGGCAAGAAAGTGATGATTAAAGAAAACGACAATAGTAAGGGGATGGATGAAGTTTCAGTTGTTGAGATTCTAGATGTGGATAAAGAAATAGAAATGAAGCAACAACTGATAAATGATTTACAGGGAAGCTTAAACATTGAAGACGGAAGTGTATCGAAGCTAGTCGTTATAAAAGATTCAGCTGAACGACATAGCTTAGTCTGGGTGATTCATCACCTGATTTGTGATAACGTGAGTTGGCTCATTTTAAAGGACGATTTTGATATGGCGATGAAGCAAGTAATAGCGGGACAGCCCATTCAATTGATGGAAAAGACTACGAATTTCGAAGTATTGATTCAAGAGACAACCAATCAAGTCATTCCCACTCACATTCGGACAGAATGGGAACGGATAATGGGAGCGGATAGTAAAGAGCGTTTCAAAAATCAGATGTCTTCCACTCTTAAGATACCTTTTAAAACAAAGATTTTTGAAGTAGATGAACGTGAAACGGAAGCACTCCTCTCTTTCTCTAAAAAGAAAAACTATAGTCTCGACACAATGATGATGATGTTGTTTGGTCGAGCAATGATGCGACAGAACGAATTAGAGGAAGTTTGGATTTCACAAGAACTTAATGGACGAGATCGATATTCCGACAATGTTCGATTGAATCAAACCGTAGGATGGTTGACTTCCATTCATCCTGTTCTATTGAAAAACAAGGAGCGGTTGGATGAATATCTATCCACTAATCACTTTACTGTCGATAAAACCAAGGCTATAGGTAAGTACTATGAACTACTAGAGCCTACGATGGAGACGCCTAATATTTCATTCAACTATTTGGGAGAGATGAGAGAACTACCCGACGTTGTAAATAAGAATGACATCAACAAGTATGATTTTTTTGATGAAATCGCTCTAAATGTTGCTTTAGTCCAAAACAAATTCATGCTTGTATTCTTATATAAAGAACACTTGGATCAATTAATTGATTCACTACAAACTATTATTCGAAATGAGATTCCTAAGTTGGAGCAAGAAGATGAAATTGAGGTTTTTGGTTTAGATAACAGTTCATTGGTCGATCTAAGTGAACTATTCAAAATTTGACGCATGATGAGGTGAACCACATGAAAATTCTATCTGTATATCCTATGACAGAAATCCAAAAAGGGATTGCGTATGAATGTGAGTTACATGACCATACCAATGCTTATGTTAGTCAAGCAATCATTGAGATCCATTACAGTGACAAAGAAAGATACAGAAAGTGCTGGCATGCAATACTCAATCATTATGAAATATTTAGAACTAAATTCGTATTCGGTAAATTGAATGATGATATGCAAGTAGTGATTGATGATGCCAACTATACGTGGTCAGAACACCTGTGTTCAATAGAAGAAATTGAAGTCATCGCTAAATCCGAAAAAGATATTTCGATTAACGATCTACCGTTGACTAAGTTCAAAGTGCTCGAGACGCCAGAGGGAACATACCTTGTTTGGACGTTCCACCATCTTTTACTTGATGGATGGAGCATGAGTGCCACCTTGGATAAGGTCGATCGCTTATACGAATCGGAAGATAATATAATAGACGAAAAAAGGAATACTCTGAACCATTCTTATAGCGACTATATAAAAGGTAGCTTGAAAAATACTATGAAAAAGTCTGATTCATTCTGGGAAAACTATTTAAATGATTTTAGAGGTGCGCCTTTTCCTAACATATCAACAGTAAATAGGGATGTCTTTTCAGAAAAGAGTAGAGAAATCGATATAAGCTACTCTGATATTTTTGAATATTGTAAAAACAATAAAATTACTGTTGCAGCATTATTTGAGACGGCGTGGGCTACGCTATTAAGTTTATACACTCAAAAGCAAGACGTACTTTTTAGTGTAATCGATTCGGGTCGTTCTATTTTGGAAGAGCAAAATGATGACTTGATTGGGATGACGATTCAGCGGAGATCTAAACGAATCCGATTCAGCGTAGAGAACACTATCCATGAATTGTTAAAAAACATCATGGATGATGACTTAGAACTTCAAAAGCAAGGCCCTTTGTCTTTACGAAACGAAAATAGCATTCTGAACGTTGGGAACAATACGTCCTATTCGAATACGACTTTCGTGTTTGAGAATTATCCGACTCCATCAATGGACATGAACTACAAAGTTATAAAGGGGACGGAACTCTCTACGTCAGATATTACGGCATCATTCGGAATTGTCGAAGATATAATAATGGCAAAACTCATGTTTCATGAACAGGTGGTTGATGTGTCACAGGCAGAGAACATCCTCAGTTATGTCGAAGAAATTCTAAAAGAAATCATCAACTTAGACTCAAATGCTGAAGCTGGAAAAGTGCTTTCTTCTTTACGAA encodes:
- a CDS encoding condensation domain-containing protein, which gives rise to MESMMLKKSKEVTDFEYQMFILSKKLGTSDLYTETWAFKLSDHISMSKLEMAILSVIEKNEDIHSRFVMVEDALKKVLNVNHDVLEIIDSTEIELMNLIEDLKSEKFDVEEDALIRFYLYHHRSSNEGYLLINSHHILTDSVTKNILLNKIFNEYDDKIDSLAIKTIENDQGINKNPLLNLESYKSYLAKIINYPDRANPYGAIKENIDGHVNHILFSEEFLDKVTSICKTKRITPVTFYLSTFYTFLCHELNTTQFRLGIPFSSRSNSNESNKIGYFVNTLPFGMDIGDFSSYKQLLKHVQLELFKLDEYKTIASSHISDITSSMNGNLYRTVFSYQETEPLDQIDSEVYTSQNGAKFELTVNFKKTKNSLQCEMEFSDETWSLEESSRFIHRFKRWMLRHVVEEFDWDVLNIKNNQNELVLEEDSYQLRGEFSSQKSDSIYDRFSSYSNHSTYHYAISHNKHCINYKDLNDKVINFSHRLLNLGLDSSQVVALRLNRSIDTIALIFALSKVGITHVHLSEMYPLDRTEYILKDSKASLLICEETTNSDDELLLEKITWIDFYQIDDTPPISVQTQTKNEIFSLIYTSGTTGEPKGVKIKNESIINFSSNHMNFITNPNEVFTHVSTYTFDAWFFEVMLPLLNGKTLIVVNSPITDEKNWHFGEKDVLPTVSFLTTALFNSFVDSKLIKKIHSIQKYVIGGEKVSPRHVENAFKQNENIEIINAYGPTENTTFTTIYKIPKQVPRDIPIGTPLTNTNVIITGPNMEILPKNCYGEIMISGRNLMQGYLNKGNDKLIESNVNGLEEMYYKTGDIGKIGLDNQLYYLHRKDRQVKIRGFRIELSEIEQKLMQINGITKCVVQVEDEINRKKLIAYFTGTLDVENLKKHAEFLLPKYMLPNQYILLEEIKLTINGKIDKSSVVEAIHINENTNLVWSHTEKMILEAISKVTKNENADKNENFYSLGIDSISSLQVCSLLRSKGMDISVSEFFKYQSIASLANYIEESNKLGEIRDVTRQVWTENTLSPIQKWFFDTQPNHPSHWNQTVLIKLSDEHHIETIVESLEKLVNQFNIFSSIFTYEDGNWIQKIMEDRSYHISVQSDVSEMNLDDVLASNQKRIDIRKNLYHFSIIRVADKTYVQLVIHHLIIDGVSWRVLLSQLSNNLEDNSEILTERKSFNEWVQYLDDFEVSKVSRLFWDELDIELEPKLTVNYSDIHYLEMEFNLYQTKELKEKVIHHFMGDLESTLLGISAKVINKVIQNLNETMVVQLEGHGRPMMESDFSSTIGWFTSIYPIQLKCEESTSDTILKTHKIISEIPNKAFDYSLQKSLKFKSDWTFNFMGDFNSDAYQGFEVSEMFRTDDFSKESLVPYSLQIVPIVVDDKLSIKVFFNEKLYSTVQIQTLIKELNEELLTFIDSKSERYLPVSGMKEGMLIQHEASEETGDYIIQWTMDTPNIDLNKFQVATNTLIRKVDALRSVFTFIDGNGYEIIKEASEVSRNYMTTIFDWSLLADDEVERETKRYLKNQKSIGFDFTNGPLFRFTVIKKKTNFTVIFEFHHIILDGWSMSQLFDSLSKAYEHGVEVDLHDYAQVRMNLETLKSYSNLEEWDGVLSNYTPIKFMNTSGIDERIQRFGSNSISSVLSQYLKTNNLTMNEFYMLAWSITLSKAFGKKDILFGATISGRNTLSMQELNTVGMFIATLPVRMNDFDVTETSALITAIKQNMKRMQDYDYISWLDISKKLKENSEIQIGYVFENYPVSDNDGMFSISNFDGQEQVEFPLALSVVQKGQEIIHEMTAKSSEVSSELLDTIEALFEAVVSGLIQHSNDYSYLTKRIHDNTRLFSPPREVTNSEVDLRSELLRGFKKFSDNVFIKQEEKSLTYAQTLNMIEQIIRTTNLSSDDVVVVKTEDRLKKTIYLLSCLLSGATYVPVSQEYNEKRIDYILENAAANCLFDSEGKFQRISERSKNGGLAYIIYTSGSTGEPKGVKVTSQNLSNFISSMNDYTFISQEDVYYQNIAMTFDPSIMDVLLPMTVGAKMYIPLEKMMGDELEELLVKEQITIMTCTPSLLKNMDLTQTKSLKTLFVGGEKLTFKDIKHVPDTTTIVNMYGPTEATITSTLFVITSSNKYEFKSYPIGRPLKHMKYAIQSKDGMRLPYASPGQLILKGPMISPGYIDDQLTKKHFRKVVSSEVGTKYETGDFVLETKDHSIHYLDRDDDQIKLRGYRIELQEIEVVLDEVTSIHDYHLMLVNNKTSLALFYRGEIENGQLRQKLTNKLPTFMIPSIIKQVDVFPTTINGKIAVDELLDAKANSIANSLSYTENTDETYMTIHSIWLDTLNVNQLNEKDNFFELGGNSLLAIQVVKKVNNALYMNVSIKTLFKYPTLLEFVTQTRRGEMLDVPN
- a CDS encoding condensation domain-containing protein codes for the protein MFRTEALTPMQKGIWSHTKLEGENDQYLIPLIHKISNDVETTGIELALNEVIRKNEALRVEIVPGNDVYQSIQPYEYHTLAFISVKENAIAESITEFLSSGISLNDSLTQYVLFITPLNKYLVCKFHHIIFDGQSAEIFRDELIANLNSVPQQKNDTLYSSYLKSRAHQSDAGNTFWEAYLQQEVERIPKSTKQSTQEVGRRDIQVTKLQCSLSEYKDVTLELGGTLFTTGLTAFQVLLHKYFDLHHPATAIPVSLRSSTEERMIGFLANVLPLISHVAANKTLFELHEKIQDLVFSLIENRNISSGEINNMVNRMKKSNYHSMTQCVFDLGFEDNSLENTLIKQTSINTEYDFLAKVIIKDEAVYFETNVDQAILDSQVIAELHQSFDKIIQALRVDVNQALSDVNILPDTQLQTVLESLKISSSFLTTHEAGSPLFKEFESDELAISFNDFSITYLELAILKQQFQKKLEDLYIQDGAKCVVVTKNKGLAAVLYYCIQQSGHTYIPIAHDHPSARIDCIIEEAKPVLILSDFLESDKYKVTDVSMDNPFLHLIEENILSRESESYTVDTSYIIFTSGSTGVPKGVPISYSNILSLIDEYKAFDISFGDSVAQIASLSFDASVFEFSLAFHIGATLKIFDTKVGHEHFPDFIRQNEITHFLMTPEYYTILDFKSCDTLKTILVGGAPYRKNASIPPQVRVLNAYGPSECSIISSYKCMKDTTNEANIGKPISSLSYVILNSDNRIVPDGQRGQLCITGKGMFDGYLNPDVDPFIELKIAGDTYRFFKTGDVVYRDRDTQDVIYTNRNQDMIKIRGNRLNPEEITQLCLKRPGVTNSVTVFQDDRLYNFFVGTETTQAMEQLCRNYLPSYMIPSEFIKLDKIPMTINGKVDMNELKNYIKSKVDVKKSENGDVLYTDLEQKILQVFTQLFDEKDFSLNDNYFEMGGDSIKSIQLASLFQRENMNITSIDIMNANQLKDLSKLALVNTMEFNQQPIEGLFELLPIQKWFFSHDFDNINHWNQSIEFEIDSSLTKSDIINIYDAIRRKHDVLRSNFIDTDHGKKVMIKENDNSKGMDEVSVVEILDVDKEIEMKQQLINDLQGSLNIEDGSVSKLVVIKDSAERHSLVWVIHHLICDNVSWLILKDDFDMAMKQVIAGQPIQLMEKTTNFEVLIQETTNQVIPTHIRTEWERIMGADSKERFKNQMSSTLKIPFKTKIFEVDERETEALLSFSKKKNYSLDTMMMMLFGRAMMRQNELEEVWISQELNGRDRYSDNVRLNQTVGWLTSIHPVLLKNKERLDEYLSTNHFTVDKTKAIGKYYELLEPTMETPNISFNYLGEMRELPDVVNKNDINKYDFFDEIALNVALVQNKFMLVFLYKEHLDQLIDSLQTIIRNEIPKLEQEDEIEVFGLDNSSLVDLSELFKI